ACGTTTCTCGTTTTTGTCGTTGTCGCTTTCCTTGGTTTCTTTCCGAAAGCAGCCTTTACACTTGCAACCGTTATGTTCGTACCCGTTATGTTAATTTTAGTACTCGTTGCGATTCGCAGTACATTTATGGTATTTGCTTACTCCCTGCCAAAGTACCAACACCTTCTTCGGATTATTTCAGGTATTACTGGGCTCTTAATCCCAGCTCTATTAATTACCGTTCTACCTGTTACAGAAGGTGCCTATATTACGATGTCTGAAGGAAAAGAAGTACTCCTTTACGGAAAACTTCTTTCTAGTCCTGTTATTTATTGTTATATGCTCTTTGGACTAACTTCGGAACTGTTTCTATCATCTCTCTTTCTTGCTGATTTTGCGAGAGAACAAGGTTCAGAAGATGCATATAAAATTTATAGAAGAAATGCCATCATACTTGGTCCGGCAACACTCGTTACTGCTATTATTGCCCTCGTTGTAATGGACCCTGAAACACACTGGCTTATGCAAGGATTAATAAAGCAATTCCCATGGTTTACAGTCTCTATCGTTTTATTTG
This genomic interval from Bacillus cereus contains the following:
- a CDS encoding cytochrome d ubiquinol oxidase subunit II; this encodes MHEESIAIIILWALIFVYSILGSIDFGAGFWGMVYAKHPTLAAKLANRYLSPTWEVTNTFLVFVVVAFLGFFPKAAFTLATVMFVPVMLILVLVAIRSTFMVFAYSLPKYQHLLRIISGITGLLIPALLITVLPVTEGAYITMSEGKEVLLYGKLLSSPVIYCYMLFGLTSELFLSSLFLADFAREQGSEDAYKIYRRNAIILGPATLVTAIIALVVMDPETHWLMQGLIKQFPWFTVSIVLFVIGYSSLWWTNKKYGTLGFPRIAVLAVVAQYAFASYAYGVAHLPYIIYPDVTVFTSFTTVETFYALLILYAIGIAILLPGFIFFWNLFLKDRTFLKEK